The Brachyhypopomus gauderio isolate BG-103 chromosome 19, BGAUD_0.2, whole genome shotgun sequence DNA segment CTATACTAAAAGGTTTGGTTGATTCAAAGCTACTATGCGTTTTTGATCTTCGCAATGAATATATTACCCAGAAACCATGGAACAGTAACTGAAGCTCTTCTTTATAGACCATCATGGTGGGATGCTTGTGATTCCGGTAGCAACTGGAACAGATAAGCCACAGATTCCTGTGGTTGAGGATTCCGAGCCGGAGTTGCCATTTCAGGATTGTCTGGAGTTGATTCTGGCCTCAAATAAGTCATGGGGCATCTACCTGAGGGTGAAGTCACAAACCCAACTTGCTGTCTCACTGCAGATACTCCGGCAGGCCTATGAGAGCGGCCTGCTCAACCACCCAACCTGGCTCAACATGGATATTGCCCATGGAATTTTTAATGTCCAAGGATACACGACAGGCCAAGAGTTCCTGAGAACCATCGAGCAGATCTTCCCGTACGTCACTATGGCTCCCAGCTGGCCCCAGGAAGCTCTTGATCAGGGTTATACACCTCCGCTTGTGGAGGACATGATGGAGCTCTTCCAGGGCTCCTGGCAAGATGTTTCACTACAGCTTCAGGCTGATTATCTGGAGAGGTCAGAAACTGGATTTAGGAGACTTCTCCAAAGTCAGCCACGATTTTCTCTCACAGTGAAACATAGGGCAGGGAAGAAAGGTCTTTTTGGTAGAACCTTTGGCACAATATCTCTCCACAAAGAACGGACCTTTTACAACATGCCAAACGCATAGAAGAGTTATTTTTCAAGTGCTGACAGTCTTCAACTGACAATTCTGGTTTGAAGATAGACATCGGAAGAGAACAAACTCTGAGAGAACTTCAGGAAGCACAAAGTTAGTTGGTAAAAGGAAGTTGTGAATGTGTTAAGGGTTTTTATTCATCTTCAATCAAAACAATGATCTTTAATGCCAGAAATAGAAAATAAATCGGCAATATGTAAACAGTTTAACTTTTAATATTCACTGCTATAACAACAGTGTATGTAGCCAAGtataacaaaataattaatttatCTCCTTATTCCCCAAAATGACATGATTGTAAAAAGTAACAATATCAGACTGGCAGTGCTGTGTTTGTAGACAACACAGTCTACTGTTTTATAACGTCAGTTAACGGTGTGTAGGGCAGTAACTAGAGATTATATTTCAGTGTTGGACAGGGCAGGCGGTCTTGCGCTGTTCTCCAGCAGGTACTGGTTGCAGGAACGAAAGTTGTAAAAGAAACTCGAGGAGAGGCCTGCGATGTCTGTGGAGATGTATGGTAACACCCCTGGATTGGTCTGGTTGTAGTAGGAGAGCTGAGGACAGAACAGATCACTGCTTCTAATACACGTTTGAGAAacagttaaagaaaaaaaaagctgttttcaAGGGTTTTGCTCAAGTTCCATTTCAGGAAAATATATTGGCATTTGCTGTGTTTTTCCAATGATCCTACTGAAATAAGCCAAATGGAGGAATGTGAGGGAATGCGAATGGTTTTTTGAAATGTGAACATAAATTATGAACATTAAATTAAGATGTTTGAGTGTTGTTTGAAGTAAAAATAATGAGATTATTTTGCTGCTTTTATATGATCCCGGGACCTTGAGAGGGGACTTGAGAAAGTTTTCAATTTTCCTTAGGAGGTCATTTGAGCTCCTCAGCTCCTACCTTAGAAACACTTTCGGACACCTCGTAAATGATGAATCCAGCACAGAGCATCTCGACTCTGTTGAAGTCCTCTGTTGGGGGATGCGTGGGAAGGGTGACTGACCGGAGAGCGATAACAAACGGATCCCTGGAGAGACGAGCGTGCCGTTATACCCTCCAGAAATCCAGAAAACAAGTGTTCAGACATGCTTGTTTTCATGTGTTTTACTCACCCACTATTACATGGAGGTCTCCTGGAGGCCAGCAGGATAAAGTCCTGAACTTTCCCCCCCTCGCTAACGGAGGGTGTCAGGACATGATAGATCATGTCATCCTCGTTAACCTGAACTATCAGCTCGCACTTCCTGCACAGGACATAAACATGAGGCTTCGTTGGTGTATATTAGCTCATCATAAACACTTTTTTCTATTACATGGTCTGCTACGTCCACAAGGAAGGAAGTGTATTACTCATAGAGCTTGTCCCATTCCGGCCTGCGGCAAAGGTCTGACAGCAAAAGGAAAGCTCTGGCTGCCGGAACGTTCACCTCACACTCGATCCTGAAACTGAGGGTCCggttctcctccagagtgaacaGTCTTACCTGAGAGTGGATAAAAAAGCTGGTGTCAAAAATGCTGCGGATTTAACACCTCATCCCGCAAGCCTTTAAAAGTCGTGTCTGGTTAGGCAACGGTGACGCTCTGCTCACACGGTTCTTTTCTGAGCTGAGGGTCCATTTCTTCCTGCCTGCCAACATCTTCAGGGCAAATACATTGTTGTAGCTGAGATAAACCTGTGGGGATATCAGGGATATTTGAATGTGCTAAGATGTTTTAAACACCTAATAATCAACTGTCCTTGTTCTTATTATTTTTCTGTTATCTTATTTTCTACAGATTATCATCAGATGATAAGATTAACTTAAAATATTGCATAAGCCATGTGGTCCAAAAAGCAAAAGATCATGTTATAATGCGGATGGGTTTGGTGAGATAAGATACCTGGTTACTCTGGTCCCAGGGAACAGATAAGGGTACTTCAGTTTGTTTACAGGAGATGATGTACTTTCTGCATGGTATAAAAAGGTTCAGTTTAGTGAATGCACATGTTTATTAGCACACAATGATACAGTTAAGCAACTTGTATTACAGACCACAACCACTGATATTGGCTCTGCAATTTATGCTTGAATCTAGAGTTCAAAGGAACCTTCAGTTAGATGTCATAGACGTgatcagtgtgtcagtgctgtgtcTTGTGCTTACTGCTGTAAGCTGCCACTGTGTTATTTTTTGACTATCTAGCATGCACTGCTCGCCTTGCAGTGTCACCTTTGCACACTGGGTGGCGCATTCGTGCACACGTGAGCATTTTTCATTTATATGTTACAtatagggcatttagcagacgctcttatccagagagacttacaaagtgctttgcatctgttcacagaatgcatcctagatagCAGTATAGAAAgatcagaattcaagacaccccTGAGTCAGACTATTACTAAACTACATGAATCGATGCCATTACCTAGTGTTGTAAATAAACATAGGCTCAAATGTAAACAACAGGTATAAAACTTATACCATAACCATTATAGACAGATAAGCATACAATGTAAAGTACAAGGACAACAAGTGCTATCTTttttaagtactcaacaaacaggtgagtcttcttTACGTTTGAAAACGGCAAAAGACACTGCAGTCTGAGCAGCTAGTGGAAGATCTTTCCGCCATCTCGGAGCCAAGACGGAGAATAGTCTTCGTTTTGTCTTCTGTGAGACTTTATTTAAGCATGGTGTTTCGAGTTGAGCCATGCTTGAGATTCATAGTGCTAGTGGTACAGATTGGTCTTTGACCATGGACAACATGTATGGAGGGGCTAGTTCATTTTTGCCTTTATatagcaagcatcaaggttttatttCTGATGTGTGCAGCtattggaagccagtgaagagagcaaaggagtggagtgacatgtgagaacttgggtagattgaagaccagtcgtgttgctgcattctggatcagctgtagaggtctgatgacccatagaggaagacctgcaagtcgggagttgcagtagtccagctttaaAATGACAAGAGTCTGCacaagcacctgggtagcttcctgtgaaagaaagggtcgtatgttgcagaggagaaacctgcaggatctggtcaggttTGAAACGTACTGAGAAGCACAACTGCTTGTCCAAAGTTAAACCCAGGCTttgagcagtttctgatggtgttaacagggTGTTCTCGAAGGAAAGGTGAGGTCCTTgtttgggtttggggttcctggaatatACAGaggctcagttttgctagggttgagcttcaagtggtgagcggTCATCCATGACGCAATATCCAccaagcatgccgagatacgcCCAGAAACACGGATGTCAGAAtgtgggaaggaaagaattCACTGGGTGTCACCAGCATAGCGATGAAGAATAATGTGAGAggaataatgtcaccaagggaatgaGTATACAAAGAGAAGAGAAACTAGGACTAAGAAACACTTAAAGTGATGTCTCTTAGTGATATCATTTGGCGATGTGCAGTCTTGAACAAATGCCAACAGACACTATGGCTGTGGTGTACTGTGACCGCTGAGGCATGATGGGAAGGTTGAATGTGACAGGTAAACTTGAGTGTGCTATCGTCTTTTAGGATGCCCTTCTGAGTTCACTACCTATCCAGTCGAATCTTCTTTCTGGCAATAGCCTCTTGGTATCTCCTGCCTCCATCCTGTCAACAAAATGAATGGAAGAATGAATATTAAAGACTTTTACAGAGAAACCAAACAGAAGAATGAAATATCACGACACAAAGTCTGAAGAGGAAGTAAAGTGGAGAGGGGTCTCACCAAGGGTTCAGGGAGTATTTTGGGCAGTGGGCGTGGTCTGCCATCCTCATCCAGTACCTCAAACATCATAAAGGCACTATTAATGTGTCTGCGTGACTCCTCCCCCTGATACGCCTCTGCACACACGCCCACCTCCATACTGTGGTACCAAAACACGCAGTAGACCACAGTTACCACACAGGTATAAGAACCCGCGTCAGCAAGGTGCAGTAACGTCGCACAGCTTCACCTGTTCTTGAAGGTATTGTTGACAATGGCTTTTAGGATCAAGCGGTCTCCAACCTGAGAGGGGCCTCTGAAATGGAACATGTCTATGGTTCTCAGAGTGGGATGGGCGTTGCATAAACGGCTAGGAGAAGGGCGGAGAAAAAGCACCATTCAGTAAAAaaggtttttcttttctttcaaaCTTTTACAAACATGTCGCTACATGAATGAATTAAACTTGCAGGATCACTGGAAGAGGACCACGTTTATAATAGGTGGTTGTTTCTGAAGTTATAAAATACTGACAGCTTTTATTTTGTCTCATCACAGGAAACCTGAACCAAACCTGAGGACATATGTTTTCATtaaatgagcaagccaaataACTTATAATCACAAACTGTGTGAAATTGAAAAAGGGTAAAAATCTGGACTATTTGGACTATTAAAAGGTAAATGTTCAAACTTTGACCACTGAGTCATTGCAAAGTTTCTACTGTGGGTAATTATTAACCAACAACACGTCTCTGAACTGTAATGATCTTTATGTGCTATTCTTTCATTGCACCAACGTAATGGTGTTTTATGTAGTCCTTGCTGCATAGAATGAAgagatacagaaatatctgaaacaggtttgaaaagtgagTGTTTTGTACCTGGCTGCGATTGTGGCAACATTCTCCATCCAGGCCATGATCTGGCCCCCAAACGTATTGACCTGGTGGTTGGCGTGAGGGGGTAGAACCAGTTCCACGCTCTCCACCCGGGTTTTCTCAGTAGGAACGGACGCCTCATTTTGACCCTCTGATCCcaaccattcacacacacacacacacacacacacacacacacacacacacacacacacacacaagcgcccGATGGCCTTCTACCCATTTCAACAATACAATCGACCTGCTGCCGACACTTCTGAGCAGTGAACACGTCTTTGGACATCTTCATGGTGGACGTACGTCATTTCAGGGGGAAGTGAGACTGCGTCTtaccacactcaccctcactcgGGCTCCACTGGAAGGTCTTGTTACTCAGAAGATCCTTCATAATGTCGACGTGGAGCAGTCTCATCCTTCTCCTCTCAGCCGCCATGCTGTGTTCCAGCTGCTCTTTGTCGGTGCGTGGCACCAGGGGCTTCAGGCTAATCTGCAAGTACAGCAGCTCGTccatcgatcgatcgatcatcAGATCGATCATTTGATCGATCGGTCAGACTTTCCACTATTGACACCCACAGGTGCAATGCTTTTTTCACCTTATTACCCCCTGTGCTTCTGGCTACGAACGTGGCGAAGGCATGGCACACCTTCCAGTGCTGGTCACTGTACAGGTCCTCACAGCTGACCTCGAttcccacctcacacacacacacacacacacacacacacacacacacacacacacacacacacacacacacacacacacacacacacatctcatttTGGCACAACAGCGTCAGAACGGCAAGGCCACGCAGGTGCAGCTCGTCTGGTTCTTATATGAGCATAACCGAGGTTGGATTTACGTGGGTTTACGCTCTTTCAAACGGCATCGTTTTAGATGAAAAAGTTCCTCATTCGAAGCATTTAGCAACTTTTGTGGTTGATCTGCAGAATTACACCAGCTCATAAGCAATCAAGACTAAACGCTGGAAGGCTCAAAGCAGCCTGCAAACCAACATGTCTGCAGGACTACACCGCACAGCTACGCATTTGTATCACACTTTCATTTACACAGTTTGCTACTTATTCAGCTCAGTATTAGGTGGAATATGTGATTAACATCAGTGTATCTGAaatgtgtggggttgttttatTTACCTCCATGCTTGAGTTGAAAGCCCTGTTCACATTCGCTATGATGTTAACCACCTGTCCAAcgctaaaaacaaataaatagaaATAAAAGGAAGAAGACATTTTACAGTGCTCACTGTAGTTCTGATTCTCATTGCTAATTTATACAATACAGGAGGTATCCAACAAAATACATATGTGTTAGTGTACATGTGAACCAGGTGTAGTAACATCACAGCAATGTTTGTTTTACATTAAGAATCTCATAGACTTTATTATAgatttgcttttttaatactaATTCAACATTAGTGCCTCTGTCAGAAAGCACGGCTTGTACAGTAACTACCAGTATATAATTTATTACACAGCTCAACACACAGCCTACAGGCCAATTACCAGTAGTGTCTTGAACAACTTCACCTGACCATAGCATTAATACCATTATATATCCAAAAACAGACCCACCATCAAGGGGCCTGTTATgtattttgta contains these protein-coding regions:
- the acot11a gene encoding acyl-coenzyme A thioesterase 11 isoform X2, producing MASDSRSQVERGDPDVVMEGCRVYRNPTEVKMSQIVLPCHANHRKELSVGQLLKWMDCTACLSAERHAACSCVTASMDDIHFEHTIGVGQVVNIIANVNRAFNSSMEVGIEVSCEDLYSDQHWKVCHAFATFVARSTGGNKISLKPLVPRTDKEQLEHSMAAERRRMRLLHVDIMKDLLSNKTFQWSPSEGECEGQNEASVPTEKTRVESVELVLPPHANHQVNTFGGQIMAWMENVATIAASRLCNAHPTLRTIDMFHFRGPSQVGDRLILKAIVNNTFKNSMEVGVCAEAYQGEESRRHINSAFMMFEVLDEDGRPRPLPKILPEPLDGGRRYQEAIARKKIRLDRKYIISCKQTEVPLSVPWDQSNQVYLSYNNVFALKMLAGRKKWTLSSEKNRVRLFTLEENRTLSFRIECEVNVPAARAFLLLSDLCRRPEWDKLYEKCELIVQVNEDDMIYHVLTPSVSEGGKVQDFILLASRRPPCNSGDPFVIALRSVTLPTHPPTEDFNRVEMLCAGFIIYEVSESVSKLSYYNQTNPGVLPYISTDIAGLSSSFFYNFRSCNQYLLENSARPPALSNTEI
- the acot11a gene encoding acyl-coenzyme A thioesterase 11 isoform X1 produces the protein MKIIIDSRSQVERGDPDVVMEGCRVYRNPTEVKMSQIVLPCHANHRKELSVGQLLKWMDCTACLSAERHAACSCVTASMDDIHFEHTIGVGQVVNIIANVNRAFNSSMEVGIEVSCEDLYSDQHWKVCHAFATFVARSTGGNKISLKPLVPRTDKEQLEHSMAAERRRMRLLHVDIMKDLLSNKTFQWSPSEGECEGQNEASVPTEKTRVESVELVLPPHANHQVNTFGGQIMAWMENVATIAASRLCNAHPTLRTIDMFHFRGPSQVGDRLILKAIVNNTFKNSMEVGVCAEAYQGEESRRHINSAFMMFEVLDEDGRPRPLPKILPEPLDGGRRYQEAIARKKIRLDRKYIISCKQTEVPLSVPWDQSNQVYLSYNNVFALKMLAGRKKWTLSSEKNRVRLFTLEENRTLSFRIECEVNVPAARAFLLLSDLCRRPEWDKLYEKCELIVQVNEDDMIYHVLTPSVSEGGKVQDFILLASRRPPCNSGDPFVIALRSVTLPTHPPTEDFNRVEMLCAGFIIYEVSESVSKLSYYNQTNPGVLPYISTDIAGLSSSFFYNFRSCNQYLLENSARPPALSNTEI
- the acot11a gene encoding acyl-coenzyme A thioesterase 11 isoform X3, whose product is MKIIIDSRSQVERGDPDVVMEGCRVYRNPTEVKMSQIVLPCHANHRKELSVGQLLKWMDCTACLSAERHAACSCVTASMDDIHFEHTIGVGQVVNIIANVNRAFNSSMEVGIEVSCEDLYSDQHWKVCHAFATFVARSTGGNKISLKPLVPRTDKEQLEHSMAAERRRMRLLHVDIMKDLLSNKTFQWSPSEEGQNEASVPTEKTRVESVELVLPPHANHQVNTFGGQIMAWMENVATIAASRLCNAHPTLRTIDMFHFRGPSQVGDRLILKAIVNNTFKNSMEVGVCAEAYQGEESRRHINSAFMMFEVLDEDGRPRPLPKILPEPLDGGRRYQEAIARKKIRLDRKYIISCKQTEVPLSVPWDQSNQVYLSYNNVFALKMLAGRKKWTLSSEKNRVRLFTLEENRTLSFRIECEVNVPAARAFLLLSDLCRRPEWDKLYEKCELIVQVNEDDMIYHVLTPSVSEGGKVQDFILLASRRPPCNSGDPFVIALRSVTLPTHPPTEDFNRVEMLCAGFIIYEVSESVSKLSYYNQTNPGVLPYISTDIAGLSSSFFYNFRSCNQYLLENSARPPALSNTEI